The genomic window gcccagatTCTTGTCCCTTAGTGTAAAGGTTATTCCGGACGGGATTATCTTATTCCTAGTGTGGCAAACAGGTCTAGGGGCCGAAATAGACCGAGATTACAAGTTCAGAGTGCCAATTTCTGGGATTCAAAGTTCAGAGTTTGATTTAGTTTTTACCTACAAATTTAAGGTTTATTTTGGACTTATGGCATTATCACCCTCGAACTTCGTCAGAACTCCTATTATGCACCTGTTGCGGCGGAATGTCGCTAGATTATGCGTTTTGCCGAGCCCAATTGTGTTCTCTTGCCTCTTTTTTTGTCTTATTGTTCCTCTATAAAAAATAGTCGTCGTTAATGACCAAAAAAATCAGCTAGTAGTTTTTTTGATAGATTTGAAAAGGTTCATGAATGCAAATTTTAGTAATATTCACAATTTTGAGTTTGTGTTTCTCtctgaattttaaaaaatgtgtaTAAATTTTAGAACTTCATGAATTTCTAAACAATATGTTCACATTTTAATAAATGATCTTGAAATTCAAAATAATTCATAAAATTGTAAAATAAGTTGTGAATTTTTTTTAGAAATAATTTTTGTAGAAAgttttcaataaaaatttcaagaTATTTATGAAAAAATCATTTTGTTGGAAACACCTGTGTTAAAATAAAGTAAAATttaaaaggcaaaaggaaagaaactAACGAATTAAATGTTTTTAATTGTGAAATATTGGTATATcccaaaaatgttcacaaattttagaAAAGAGTGTCCTTTGAAAAtaggtttatttttatttttttgtcaaaGTACCTAACAACAATGCATGCACCACACTTTATTTATATGATAGTTGCAACTAACCTCAGATACAAAATAAAAAATGATGACATATTTTACACACGTTGGGCTTTTTTTTGGGGAGGCTCTTGTTTTGCAAGTAACAAGCCTACTCCTATTTTGTTTGAAATTATATCACCAAAGAGTTACAATGATCAAGTTATGGGGCAACTGCCGAGTTTGGGGCGAATTCAAATAGTTGGGGGTGGacaataatttttttcaaaaaataatcaTGAACTTTAATTTTTTTTCATCTGGTACGAggaattttttaaaaataaataaaaatgcttCAATGACTGAACACGTTTTAGAAAATGTATGAAACTTTCAAAAAAAGTGTGTGATATGAGCCCAGTTTCTGACGCTCTGTGCGTTTCCCCAGCATTTTGACGCACGGAGCATTGGGGGCTCTCCTCCAATGGTCTGTCGCTGGGCCCTTAGGGTTTATTTGGGCTATCCTGGAAGCCCATATATGGGTGCCATCCCTCGAAAAAAAAAAGCAGCGCTTGCTCGTGCCCAAACGGCTCGATAACTGGATGAGGTAAGAAACAGCCTCGCGAACATCCCGGTCCAAAAAATGGCCATGGCAATGGCCGCTTCCTTCGCCGCCCGCCACCACCACgggcacctcgccgccggcctcccctccaCCCCTCAATCGGGCGGAAGGACTAGCCGCAGCGCTGCCACCATCTCCATGAAGGCTCAGGTGGAAGCCCGACCCAGGCAACCTACTTCCCTtccccttttcttctcctcctcgcccaaCTGACGCAATCCTTATCATGCTGTTTCCATTATCTCGTAGAAAAAGCAGAGCAGTGAGCCTGGAAGTGGGAAGGGGGGCGGGGACGGGCGAGTAAGCGGTGGGCGGCGAGTGTGGCGTCGCCGGAAACTGGTATGCGCAACAGCCGAACAAGGCGGTCTCCTCATCTCTGCGTGGTTGTTTCTGTTGGAACTAGGACGGTGAATAATCGAAGGACGAGCTTGCTGCCGAATAAAATACGATTGGGCCTAGAACTTTTGCGTCGTAGGTTGGGCATAGTGGTGTTCAGGAGGCCCGAGAACCATCATTCGGCGTCCATTACCATGTGGTATTTGATAAAATCTAAACCACAGGATAAATGATTGGCTTGTGTTCGTCGAAGTTCAGTACAGGGGTACATATTTATAGCTCTGCTTTTAGCAGTCACTGAGCCAGACGCTCACTGAATCGCGCATCGTGGGCTAGTTACAGGCTAAGACAAGTCACAGAATAACTGAACGTGTGACAAGCTAATGTAACAGCACAACACTGAATCAAGGTGTACACTTAACAGGTTTAATCGCTTGCACACATTTACGATTTGGAGAGTTGTGTGATTGCTTATTCCGTTATGATAAGTTACGCGATGTATTATCGGTTTTGTGCAGGCCCTTTGGTCATGCTGGCTCATGACCTTGCATTGAATTGCAGGTTGTTTCAAACTGTCAAATAAGAAGTCAGCGGCTGTTATACTGCAGACTTCTTTCCCAACCGATTTACGCCGCTGACTTACACTATGCTTCTTCTAGACAGTTCGTTCATTGTTATAGGAAGTAGGAACGAGCTGCCTTCTTTTCCTTTTAGGTAAATTGTGTCACATGTTCAGCACTGCTTGGCCATTTCCGAGCAGTTATGCAGGTATGCAAGCAGCTGTATGTCACACATTTGTTGTTTACATAGACAATAAAATTGCCATGGGATAAAATCAGATGAAATGGAATAGTGAGCATTGTTGACATGCTTTAGAAATTTCACATTCTTTCCTTATTTCCATGTTATTTGCTAGCGTCATAGTGGCATCATGCTCAAAAATCCCCTTTCATTTTTGGCAGACCAAAGAGGATGACATGTTGCGTTACAAGTTGGATCGTATCCCTTTCTTAGAAGAGAAAGTGAGAAAAGTAAGGGAAAATGGGAAGCTTGTGTGCTTGGATATCAACCAGCTCATGTTATCTCAAGAGAACAGATTCGCATTCACAATGGAGGTGGCAGAAGAAGCTAACGCCTATCTTGAGAAGCACAGGCATGAGTATGGATTGAAAAAACCTATATTGCATGTGCTCAGTGACCGTATGAATGAAGCTGGATTTTCTCGGCCAGAGGGTTACCTTTATCCTTATCCTATCAAGCCTGGGCCTTATTTCATAAAAGAAGAAGGGAATTGAATAGAATCACATGCTCTATAGTAAGTATATCTCACAACTCACTCTCCAATTACTCTTTACTGCCTTCTCTATGCTTGAATTATTATCCTCAGTTGTATATGTGATGAGTGTGCTTGTACACAAGCATGCCCTAGTGTGGGAGATTCTGGTTCTAGTCAGAATCAAGaacaaaacagaagagaacagagcaGCTTGAGCTCACAAGAAATTATTATAACTGCGCCAAATGGCATCATAGATAACCCTCTGCATCATGTATGCTTTTGTAGCACTTAGTGCCAATGAACAAGTCTCAACTTCACGCGGCTAGACTATTTAGGGGATACGAGTAATATCTATCGCGCTCTCTGATCTATTTGGATATATAAACCATACTGCAGGGAATTTGAAAATCATATAGGCTTGCTACCGCGAGTGACTGGTCCCTCATATGACCTGCTTTCATAGTAATACCTCCACACTGTCATATGCAGGGATATGCACGAAGGGTCTTAACTCTCTAGCCATTCCTCCCGGGCCTTCTGCGTGGATCATGCCTAGAGTTTGCTCCTCCATAGTCATAGTCCTGAATCTCTGTGAGAATCTTCCTGCTGTGCCCCTGCATTTAGAGCACAAAGAACAAGAATACATGGAATTAAGCATATGAGTGAAAACAGAAGTGTTATTCTGTTTATCTGGCATTTGTCGATTTGAAGCATAAACTGTAGATATATTTCTTCTTGTGAAGCATAAGTTGTCTAGCAAAAGTGACCAACCGTTATAGGAAAACATAAAGAGctagaaagtactccctccgttccgaaatattagtctttttagagatttcaacaagggaCTACATATggggcaaaatgagtgaatctacactctaaaatatgtctatatacatccgtatgttgtagttcaattgaaacctctaaaaagacttatatttaggaacggagggagtattagttagTACTCACATACTACTTCTATAcactaatataagatgttttttaagttcaatttgaactgcaaaaatgtcttacattagtttacagagggagtatatgtctATGGAATGGAAATAACGAAATACAATAAGCATTGCCTTAGATGGCTATGTCAAAAACTTTGAGAACAACATAGGCAGACCTTTATGAACTTCGGGGGAACATCATTATCAATTTCCACCACTATGGTTTGACCTGCATGAAAAAAGAACTTGTCATTTATACATTTAATAATGACGGAGTAAAATACCGGGAAGAACAAATAGCAAACATCATACCTGCAGATGCACTGAAGAGAGCAATTAGAAGGATGATGGCGAGTACAAAAGTGGGTTTAGGCATGTTGTTCTCTGCTAGCTGCTGAAGGAGTGTTTTCCCTGGAGGATTGTTGGCGAGAAGCTATTGTGTCTCTGCCCCTTTTATACTGGGTGATGGGTCAAGCTGTAGGAAAGAGAAAAAAGGTTTTAACTTTGGATATGGTCTACCAGTAATGGTTGTTCAACAGGATAATGCTGAAACTTGATATCCCACAACACAAGGTCAACTGCATTTGGCTCAAGCTACTTTAAAACCTATGCTGTGCGTTCTTCTTTTAAAGCATTTTTGTGTTAACCGTGCCATATCCTTGTCATATTGGATGAAATGTCACATATAGCTTCGAATGGTAGATAGCACTAACTAGACTTCAAATTGTTCGTAGTCTTCCTCTTGGTCAGCTATGCATGGAGTGATGGCTTTAGTCTGCAAAAAGATTGTCACAATTAGATTATGTCCTAGCCATTTCTTGAGCTGAGTATTTCACAAAATACCAATGGCATAGTGATGACAAGGCTCTATCTCTGCATGTTATAATGGTGCCTGTTTGGTGAAATATGAAACCTTTAATGTTGAAGGAGTGAAAATGTATCATTTAACCAAAGTTGATACAGTGCACCACCCACTATCAACTGGCAACTGCTGAGCGAATGGGGCAGGCAACAGTAAGTGGGGTGAGTGCATACTGACAGCTGTCACAGTGTGCTAGAGGAGAGTGGAGTGAGAAAAATACAATGAAAATGTAGGGAACTGCAAGTGCAAGCGCAACAGTGCTCCCACTAACGGATCCATCGGTCCAAAGGAAAAAAAGAACTGGCCCACTGTCTTGTGGGGATCACATTTGAGACCTTCACTAACTGGAAATGTTCATAAGATTGGCGTATGCGCATACATTTTTTGTTGATTTGCCCTGCTATGCATCTACCATGTCCTTCTGCTACATGTGCCCATTTACCTGCTCCTATTATGGTTGGTTCTGTGACCTAACCACTCACATATCCACTGTGCTACTAGCTTTGCAAATTGACCGGATCACGGCCAACATGCAGGTGTGTTGTTGGCCGCTCATTATGTCATCCTAGGCAGCGAGCACCTCTGTGA from Triticum aestivum cultivar Chinese Spring chromosome 3B, IWGSC CS RefSeq v2.1, whole genome shotgun sequence includes these protein-coding regions:
- the LOC123070424 gene encoding protein PLASTID TRANSCRIPTIONALLY ACTIVE 7 isoform X2; translation: MAMAMAASFAARHHHGHLAAGLPSTPQSGGRTSRSAATISMKAQSSEPGSGKGGGDGRVSGGRRVWRRRKLTKEDDMLRYKLDRIPFLEEKVRKVRENGKLVCLDINQLMLSQENRFAFTMEVAEEANAYLEKHRHEYGLKKPILHVLSDRMNEAGFSRPEGYLYPYPIKPGPYFIKEEGN
- the LOC123070424 gene encoding protein PLASTID TRANSCRIPTIONALLY ACTIVE 7 isoform X1, with product MAMAMAASFAARHHHGHLAAGLPSTPQSGGRTSRSAATISMKAQKKQSSEPGSGKGGGDGRVSGGRRVWRRRKLTKEDDMLRYKLDRIPFLEEKVRKVRENGKLVCLDINQLMLSQENRFAFTMEVAEEANAYLEKHRHEYGLKKPILHVLSDRMNEAGFSRPEGYLYPYPIKPGPYFIKEEGN